A stretch of Arachis hypogaea cultivar Tifrunner chromosome 15, arahy.Tifrunner.gnm2.J5K5, whole genome shotgun sequence DNA encodes these proteins:
- the LOC112747460 gene encoding protein AE7-like isoform X1, giving the protein MVSTLINANPIIYEKKERRTRTSPPTTNDDYAVEPIDQLEIFDILRDIKDPEHPYSLEELKVITEDAVEVDDHRSYVRVTFTPTVEHCSMATIIGLCLRVKLMRSLPSRYKVDIRVAPGSHATEAAVNKQLNDKERVAAALENPNLLDMFDECLAPSYN; this is encoded by the exons ATGGTGTCAACTCTAATCAACGCAAACCCTATCATATACGAAAAGAAAGAGCGCCGAACCCGCACCTCACCGCCCACCACCAACGACGATTACGCCGTCGAACCTATCGACCAACTTGAGATTTTCGAtatc CTGAGAGATATCAAGGACCCTGAGCACCCTTACTCCTTGGAAGAGCTCAAGGTCATAACGGAGGATGCTGTTGAAGTCGATGATCACCGTAGTTATGTTAG ggttacGTTTACTCCGACAGTGGAACATTGCAGCATGGCAACGATTATAGGTCTCTGCTTACGGGTTAAGCTCATGAGAAGCTTGCCTTCACGCTACAAG GTGGATATCAGAGTAGCACCTGGATCTCATGCAACTGAAGCTGCAG TTAACAAACAACTAAATGATAAAGAGCGTGTGGCTGCTGCCCTGGAAAATCCAAACCTTCTAGATATGTTCGACGAATGCCTTGCTCCATCTTACAATTGA
- the LOC112747460 gene encoding protein AE7-like isoform X2: MVSTLINANPIIYEKKERRTRTSPPTTNDDYAVEPIDQLEIFDHLRDIKDPEHPYSLEELKVITEDAVEVDDHRSYVRVTFTPTVEHCSMATIIGLCLRVKLMRSLPSRYKVDIRVAPGSHATEAAVNKQLNDKERVAAALENPNLLDMFDECLAPSYN; the protein is encoded by the exons ATGGTGTCAACTCTAATCAACGCAAACCCTATCATATACGAAAAGAAAGAGCGCCGAACCCGCACCTCACCGCCCACCACCAACGACGATTACGCCGTCGAACCTATCGACCAACTTGAGATTTTCG ATCACCTGAGAGATATCAAGGACCCTGAGCACCCTTACTCCTTGGAAGAGCTCAAGGTCATAACGGAGGATGCTGTTGAAGTCGATGATCACCGTAGTTATGTTAG ggttacGTTTACTCCGACAGTGGAACATTGCAGCATGGCAACGATTATAGGTCTCTGCTTACGGGTTAAGCTCATGAGAAGCTTGCCTTCACGCTACAAG GTGGATATCAGAGTAGCACCTGGATCTCATGCAACTGAAGCTGCAG TTAACAAACAACTAAATGATAAAGAGCGTGTGGCTGCTGCCCTGGAAAATCCAAACCTTCTAGATATGTTCGACGAATGCCTTGCTCCATCTTACAATTGA
- the LOC112747459 gene encoding vacuolar protein sorting-associated protein 25-like produces the protein MQKLGEFKLPHFFNYPPYFTLQPVRDTREKQVQLWKDLILDYCRTQKVFVIGLEEEFPLFSNPIIGRSLTHEAREAFLSALVADGRAEWMDKGHRKCLILWHRIQEWAEILVQFARDNGLEDGVVTMEEIRFGTESQGTELQGIDQTILNRALKILEQKGKLVVFKGTSTDDEGVKFSL, from the exons ATGCAGAAATTGGGAGAGTTCAAGTTACCACATTTCTTCAACTACCCGCCATACTTCAC TTTGCAGCCAGTAAGAGACACTAGAGAGAAGCAGGTACAACTGTGGAAGGATCTTATTCTAGATTATTGTAGAACACAAAAGGTATTTGTAATTGGGCTTGAAGAAGAATTTCCTCTGTTTTCGAATCCCATAATTGGAA GGTCTCTTACTCATGAAGCTAGAGAAGCATTCCTTTCAGCCTTAGTAGCTGATG GACGTGCTGAGTGGATGGATAAAGGACATAGGAAATGTCTTATTCTCTGGCATCGGATTCAAGAGTGGGCAGAAATTTTAGTACAATTT GCAAGAGATAATGGGCTGGAAGACGGTGTTGTGACGATGGAAGAAATAAGGTTTGGGACTGAATCTCAAGGAACAG AGCTTCAAGGGATAGACCAAACTATTCTGAATCGTGCGCTGAAAATATTAGAGCAAAAGGGGAAGCTTGTGGTCTTCAAAGGAACTTCAACTGATGATGAAGGAGTGAAATTTTCTCTATGA
- the LOC112747461 gene encoding pentatricopeptide repeat-containing protein At1g31920, with translation MVCTETYILSRTQFLSLSNNIPPKNTDLNVRFYEHGWLPLLKRCKSMEEFKQVHAHILKLGLFWDHFCGSNLVATCALAKWGSMEYACSIFRRIEEPSSFEYNTMIRGNVNCMNLEEALILYIEMLKKGIEPDNFTYPFVFKACSLLGALKEGMQIYSHVFKAGLEGDLFLQNSLISMYGKCGAIEHARDVFDKMSERSVASWSAIIGAHASAEMWHECLKLFNDMMHDGRYRPEESTLVSVLSACTHLGSPNLGSSVHGILLRNTTELNVIVKTSLIDMYAKCGCIEKGLCVFHSMAEKNKHSYTVMISGLAVHGRGSEALRIFAEMLEQGLAPDDVVYVGVLSACTHAGLVNEGLEFFNRMQFEHKIEPTIQHYGCMVDLMGRAGMLREAYELIKSMPRKPNDVLWRSLLNACKVHHNLELGEIAAENIFMLNPHNLGDYLVLANMYARAQKWVDMAKIRIEMVQKGLVQTPGFSLVEVKRRVYKFVSHDKSQPHFHSIYAMIHQMEWQLKFEGYIPDTSQVLLDVDEEEKRQRLKYHSQKLAIAFALIHTSEGSPIRIFRNLRMCNDCHTYTKFISMIYEREITVRDRNLFHHFKDGACSCKDYW, from the coding sequence ATGGTGTGCACTGAGACATATATTCTCAGTAGAACCCAGTTTTTGTCACTATCAAATAATATTCCACCAAAAAACACTGATTTGAATGTTAGGTTCTATGAACATGGATGGTTACCTCTACTTAAGAGATGCAAGAGCATGGAAGAATTTAAGCAAGTTCATGCCCACATCCTAAAATTGGGTCTTTTTTGGGATCATTTTTGTGGGAGCAATTTAGTTGCCACTTGTGCTCTAGCAAAATGGGGTAGTATGGAGTATGCATGCTCGATCTTCCGGCGAATCGAGGAACCTAGTAGTTTCGAGTACAATACCATGATTAGGGGGAATGTTAATTGTATGAACCTGGAAGAAGCTTTAATTCTTTATATTGAGATGCTTAAAAAGGGAATTGAACCTGACAACTTCACCTACCCATTTGTTTTCAAGGCATGTTCACTGTTAGGTGCTCTTAAGGAAGGAATGCAAATTTATAGCCATGTCTTTAAGGCAGGGCTTGAAGGTGATCTCTTTCTGCAAAACAGCTTGATCAGCATGTATGGGAAGTGTGGGGCAATAGAACATGCACGTGATGTGTTCGACAAAATGAGTGAAAGGAGTGTGGCTTCATGGAGTGCTATTATTGGTGCTCATGCTAGTGCGGAAATGTGGCATGAGTGCTTGAAGCTTTTCAATGACATGATGCATGATGGACGCTATAGGCCTGAAGAAAGCACCTTAGTCAGTGTACTCTCTGCTTGCACCCATTTGGGATCTCCAAACCTTGGAAGTTCAGTACATGGAATCTTGTTGAGAAACACTACTGAACTCAATGTTATTGTGAAAACTTCATTAATTGACATGTATGCCAAGTGCGGGTGTATTGAGAAAGGGCTTTGTGTGTTCCACAGTATGGCTGAGAAGAATAAACATTCATACACTGTAATGATCTCGGGCCTTGCTGTTCACGGACGTGGAAGCGAAGCCCTTAGAATTTTTGCAGAAATGCTGGAACAAGGTTTGGCACCAGATGATGTTGTCTATGTAGGTGTGTTAAGTGCTTGCACTCATGCTGGCCTGGTCAATGAGGGCTTAGAGTTTTTCAACCGGATGCAATTCGAGCATAAGATTGAACCAACAATTCAGCACTATGGTTGCATGGTGGACCTTATGGGAAGAGCTGGAATGCTTAGGGAAGCCTATGAACTCATAAAGAGCATGCCCAGAAAACCAAATGATGTTTTGTGGAGGAGCCTTCTAAATGCTTGTAAAGTTCACCATAACCTAGAATTAGGGGAGATTGCAGCTGAAAATATTTTCATGTTGAATCCGCACAACCTCGGTGACTATTTGGTGCTAGCAAATATGTATGCGCGGGCTCAAAAGTGGGTTGACATGGCCAAGATCAGAATTGAAATGGTCCAAAAAGGCTTGGTTCAAACACCTGGATTTAGCTTGGTTGAAGTGAAGAGAAGGGTCTACAAGTTTGTTTCACATGACAAGTCTCAACCCCACTTCCACAGCATCTATGCCATGATTCACCAAATGGAATGGCAGTTGAAATTTGAAGGCTATATACCAGACACATCACAGGTGTTGCTTGATGTGGATGAAGAggagaagaggcagagattgaaatATCATAGTCAAAAGTTAGCAATTGCTTTTGCACTAATACATACATCTGAGGGATCTCCCATaagaatttttagaaatcttAGAATGTGTAACGATTGTCATACATACACCAAATTCATTTCCATGATCTATGAACGAGAAATTACTGTAAGAGATCGAAACCTGTTTCACCATTTTAAAGAtggagcatgctcatgtaaagATTATTGGTAA